One stretch of Candidatus Buchananbacteria bacterium CG10_big_fil_rev_8_21_14_0_10_42_9 DNA includes these proteins:
- a CDS encoding 2-deoxyglucose-6-phosphatase (YniC; catalyzes the dephosphorylation of 2-deoxyglucose 6-phosphate, mannose 6-phosphate and p-nitrophenyl phosphate) encodes MKQAVIFDMNGVLIDSESFWHEVTYDVYKKFSVPVENEDMHDTIGFKLEEAIQYWHNKYQWENFDVQKTKEKMTNRMIELVKADGTACNGVYSAIELLLKNNFTLGVASGSSATLVDAVLQKLNIKQYIAVAYSADTEPYGKPHPGTYLSAAKKLQCSPKDCIAVEDSPNGALSANRAGMKCILVPDQIAITDKRFENITPDLILNSLSELTCNHLKNL; translated from the coding sequence ATGAAACAAGCGGTTATTTTTGATATGAATGGAGTTCTTATAGACAGTGAGTCGTTTTGGCATGAAGTAACTTATGATGTCTATAAAAAATTTAGCGTGCCGGTTGAAAACGAAGATATGCACGACACCATCGGTTTTAAGTTAGAAGAAGCAATTCAATATTGGCACAATAAATATCAGTGGGAAAATTTTGACGTCCAAAAAACAAAAGAAAAAATGACTAATCGCATGATTGAACTTGTGAAAGCGGACGGAACTGCCTGCAATGGTGTCTATTCCGCAATTGAATTATTACTCAAAAACAACTTCACCCTTGGCGTTGCCTCCGGGTCATCGGCAACACTCGTTGATGCGGTTTTGCAAAAGCTCAATATTAAACAATACATTGCCGTTGCCTATTCTGCCGACACTGAACCATACGGCAAACCTCACCCCGGCACCTATTTAAGCGCCGCCAAAAAACTTCAATGCTCGCCAAAAGATTGCATTGCAGTTGAAGATTCACCCAACGGTGCCTTATCGGCCAATCGAGCCGGCATGAAATGTATTTTAGTACCTGATCAAATAGCAATCACCGATAAACGATTTGAAAACATCACCCCTGATCTCATACTTAACTCGTTAAGCGAGCTAACATGCAATCACTTAAAAAATTTATAG
- a CDS encoding magnesium chelatase, producing the protein MSFKIYSVALLGLEGKLVEVEVDTSAALPGTSIVGLPDKAVDESKERVRLAIKNSDLPIPRTKITVNLAPADLKKQGTYYDLPIALGTVMASRQLKINKDLSQSLFIGELALDGKVRPVNGMLSIAVFAKKHGFTEIFVPAKNAAEATLIKGLNIYPIKNLKALVQHLLDNEPIQAAPKIKPDNVTRAESGEDMAYIKGQFHVKRALEIAAAGNHNILMVGPPGTGKTMLAKAFASILPPMNLNEQLAVTRIYSLIGELPKDSPLISKRPFRNPHHTASGPSLIGGGTWPKPGDISLAHRGVLFLDELPEFPRSILENLRQPLEEGTVTVSRIAGSIIFPAKFILLAAMNPCPCGFVNDPTQHCVCSANQILKYQKRISGPLLDRIDLHVTVPKISFSEITTSKVAESSAEIKKRVVRARELQGQRFEKLPILTNSEIPSRQMEIFCYLDEACQNLMKQAVTKFHLSVRAYFRVVKLARTIADLSYELKIKPEHIAEALQYRPKVE; encoded by the coding sequence ATGAGTTTCAAAATCTATTCTGTGGCTTTGCTGGGATTGGAAGGCAAATTGGTAGAAGTTGAAGTTGATACTTCAGCCGCTCTTCCCGGCACAAGCATCGTCGGCTTGCCTGACAAAGCGGTCGACGAATCAAAGGAGCGGGTGCGTTTAGCCATAAAAAATTCAGACCTGCCAATTCCCCGTACAAAAATCACGGTTAACTTGGCACCGGCCGATTTAAAAAAACAAGGCACCTACTATGATTTGCCAATTGCCCTTGGCACGGTCATGGCTTCACGACAACTTAAGATAAATAAAGATCTGTCACAATCTTTATTTATCGGTGAACTCGCTTTGGACGGAAAAGTACGGCCCGTAAATGGAATGCTCTCAATCGCTGTGTTTGCAAAAAAGCATGGCTTTACCGAAATCTTTGTCCCGGCTAAAAACGCGGCTGAAGCAACCTTAATAAAGGGCTTAAACATATACCCCATAAAAAACTTAAAGGCATTAGTGCAACACTTGTTAGATAATGAACCAATTCAAGCGGCGCCAAAAATTAAACCAGATAATGTTACGCGCGCAGAAAGTGGAGAGGATATGGCGTACATCAAAGGTCAATTTCACGTTAAACGCGCCCTAGAAATAGCCGCCGCTGGCAATCACAATATTTTAATGGTTGGTCCTCCAGGCACTGGCAAAACTATGCTCGCCAAAGCGTTTGCGTCAATTTTGCCCCCAATGAATCTAAACGAACAATTAGCGGTAACTAGAATTTATAGTTTAATTGGCGAACTGCCCAAAGATTCTCCTTTAATTTCTAAACGACCGTTTCGCAACCCGCACCATACCGCCTCCGGACCGTCGTTAATCGGCGGCGGCACCTGGCCTAAACCTGGAGATATTTCTTTGGCGCATCGAGGGGTTTTATTTTTAGACGAACTGCCTGAATTTCCCAGATCAATTTTGGAAAATTTACGCCAGCCGCTAGAAGAGGGTACTGTCACGGTGTCGCGCATAGCTGGATCAATTATTTTTCCGGCTAAGTTTATTTTACTCGCCGCCATGAATCCATGCCCATGCGGTTTTGTTAATGATCCGACCCAACACTGTGTCTGCTCAGCTAATCAAATTTTGAAGTACCAAAAAAGAATTTCTGGGCCTCTGCTTGATAGAATTGATTTACATGTCACGGTTCCAAAAATTTCATTTTCAGAAATTACAACATCCAAGGTTGCGGAAAGTTCAGCTGAGATTAAAAAACGCGTCGTTAGGGCACGAGAGTTGCAGGGCCAAAGATTTGAAAAATTGCCGATTTTAACAAACTCTGAAATTCCCAGCCGCCAAATGGAAATTTTCTGCTATTTAGATGAAGCCTGTCAAAATCTGATGAAACAAGCAGTGACTAAGTTTCATCTGTCGGTTCGAGCCTACTTTCGGGTAGTAAAACTTGCCCGCACTATCGCCGATTTATCTTATGAGCTAAAAATTAAACCAGAGCATATCGCTGAGGCGCTTCAATACCGTCCTAAAGTTGAATAG